From the Cryptomeria japonica chromosome 2, Sugi_1.0, whole genome shotgun sequence genome, one window contains:
- the LOC131078824 gene encoding uncharacterized protein LOC131078824, with the protein MNAMASNMRACVVMVIISACLLSVCILGVEGDRCKDQVQGLVNACKPIIYGQSPSPNCCSLIRSGDTACVCPKVTPQLAALIQISKAVRIVEGCGRKVPHHFRCGSVVTP; encoded by the exons ATGAATGCAATGGCTTCAAACATGAGAGCTTGTGTGGTAATGGTGATAATAAGTGCTTGTTTGCTATCAGTGTGTATTTTGGGAGTGGAGGGAGATAGGTGTAAAGATCAAGTCCAAGGGCTTGTTAATGCCTGTAAGCCAATTATCTATGGGCAATCGCCATCACCCAATTGCTGTTCACTGATAAGGAGTGGAGATACAGCTTGTGTGTGTCCCAAAGTTACTCCTCAGCTTGCTGCTCTCATTCAAATTAGCAAAGCTGTCCGGATAGTTGAAGGTTGTGGAAGAAAAGTTCCCCACCATTTCAGATGTGGCA GTGTTGTCACGCCGTAA
- the LOC131078823 gene encoding myosin-8-like: MKLKRKQKRLRRNMLLSEERLRKAKEAESQIEKLKNTLQKFEAKLSNVESEDKVIRQQTLVKSPIRTFSERIITTITQTLENGYHELEEPDTVKVTVASEVPFIKEPAEIENKQPRPLNDIETKPPRPLNDIHESNQRVLQSIMADNILS, translated from the exons ATGAAGCTGAAAAGAAAGCAGAAGAGGTTGAGAAGAAATATGTTGCTGAGTGAAGAACGGCTTAGAAAGGCGAAGGAGGCAGAGTCACAAATTGAGAAGCTCAAGAATACATtacaaaa GTTTGAAGCTAAACTTTCAAATGTCGAATCTGAGGATAAAGTTATTCGTCAGCAAACATTGGTCAAGTCACCTATAAGGACCTTTTCGGAACGCATAATCACTACAATTACTCAG ACTCTTGAAAATGGCTATCATGAGCTTGAGGAACCTGATACTGTAAAA GTTACTGTTGCCAGTGAGGTACCTTTCATCAAGGAGCCTGCTGAAATTGAGAATAAGCAACCAAGGCCTCTCAATGACATAGAGACCAAGCCACCAAGGCCACTTAATGATATACAT GAATCCAATCAACGCGTATTGCAGTCAATCATGGCGGACAATATACTTTCTTGA